Genomic segment of Lentisphaera araneosa HTCC2155:
CTGTGGTTTTCTACAGAGAAACAGGATATTAACGAACTTCGGGCTGTAAATAAATATGATTTTAAAATAACGGACCCAATTAAGCTCAATATGAATGATTTAAGCAGTACTTATATATGGAAACTACCTAGTACAGTATGGGCAGGAGAGAGGCATTATAATAATATTCATAAATTCAAAATCACTGCTGAAGTCAATAAGCCCAGACTGACTTATTATATCAACTCAGCTACTTACTCATCTACAAATGGTATAGTCATTTTGAAAACCCCTCAAAATAAAAACATCATTATATCCAAGTGGGATTCATCAATTCGTAATATTAAAATCAACTGTGTAAATGCGTATAGTCCGACTCGAAAAGAGGGTACAAAAGTTGATGTTGACTTATCTCTTTATTTAACTGATCTTGGTGAGTATAGCCTTCAATTCTTATACAAAAGTGGCAAAGCCGCCGCCGCAATTTATGATGCTGAAATAAAATCTATGCCTAAAATATCAGTTAAGTAAATACGCATAAATTTTCAAATAATAAAAAGCTTTTTGATCAGGGTGTGCTATTGTAAAAATAAACATCATGAAACTTAATATAAAACTAACTGACAAAGAGAAGGCTGCGTTGCACCAAGCAAAATTGCAAAAGGATATTCCTGACGAAAGAGTCACTATGATTCTGTTGGCTGGAGAAGGTATGAAAGCAGACCAAATAGCTCCAATTGTAGGAACTAATGCGCAAACTGTTCGTCGGCACCTCAAATCCTATATCTTAGACTCAATTGAGGGTCTAAGTCGTGCATTTTCAGCAGGACGCCCCAGTAAAAGAAATGAGCAACTTATCCCTTTTCTTACAAAGATACTCAAGGAAGATCCTAGTGAATATGGCTATCAAAAATCTACTTGGGATAGTCCTATGATTATAGAACTCTTTCATAAAGACAAAAACGAAACGGTGAGTCATGATACAGTTTCCCGAGCTATGAAAGATATGGGCTACTCGTACAAAAAGCCACAAAAATCTCCGAGCATAAAAGCGCCATCAAAAAAAGAAAAAACAAAGGTTATTGGGGATGCTATCTCCTTTATAAAGAAAAAGATGGAAAACGAAGAACTTGAAGTTTTCTGCTTAGATGAAAGCCATTTCACCAACGAACCTTATCTGATTCGTGGGTATTTTAAAAAAGGGAGAGAAAATAAAAATTCCGACTCCTGCGAAACGCGAAACAAAAAGCCTATTTGGTGCATTGAATCTGAAAAATGGAGATTTCTTTTGGAAGAGCTCTGATCGTGGAAATTCAAAAACATTCATTCAGTTTTTACATCAATTACGTGCTCATTCGAAAAAGCCCATGATCGTCATTGTTGACAATGCAACTATTCATAAATCAAAAAAAGTAAAGGCTTTTTTGGGAAAATACCCTGATGTTATATTAATTTTTCTTCCTCCATATTCTCCTGAGTATAACCCAGTCGAAATCATCTGGAGAATATTAAAATGCCATGTCGTTGGAGCACGTCAAATATGCGGTGGTATAAAAGAAGTCTTAAGCAGAATCCGCAAGAAAACACGACAGTGGAGTTTTGGTTTTGAGAACTTAAATGTTGGTGCAGGCATATGGAAATGAATATTTGAATAATTTTGCGTTAATACTTATTTAATGACCCGAAGATCTCTGATTCTCATAACAAAACTACTTTAGGTAACGTAGTCAGTGAATTCTTTGAGAAACCCAAAGAAGTTAAGAAACAGATGACAATTAGTTATGAAATTGAATATGCAGATAAAGACCTGAAGAAAAGACAGTTAGAAAATCTTATAGAGAAACGAAATTATTTGGTTGACCACTTAATACAGGACTGGGATGGAGATTGCGAAGGATCATTTAAAGAAGTATTAGATAAGCTTACTCAATCTCATGAAGAAGCTCGTGTTGAACTTAAAGATATCCAGGAAAAACTTAAGGGTTTGAGTGAGCTTATGACAGTAAATATGACGGCTTTAAAAGATCCTGTTACTCAAGTTCGCATGATGAATCCCAATTTTAATGCCTTATATGAATTAGCCATAAGTCGTTCCAAGGAATGGATTAGTTTGAATGAAGCGGGTAAATATATTTTAAAAACAACGGGTGTGTGTTTTACGAAATCTCAGTTTCGAGATGGTTTTAAAAAGCTTAGTGATTATATGAATAATTCAGAGTTTCTAGAGCTGAATACTGTGGATGAATTAATTTGTTTTCGTATTAAAAAATGAATCCAGAATAATTTATTGATCATCATTATCTGAGATATACTCAGCTGCCTGAAAAAGATATAGCCGTACGCATTTCGTATAGTTATTGGTTGTATTTCATAGGTTTAGAAATGATTTTAAACTAAGTATTATGATAAGACATATTTTGTCCTGGCTTTGAGGATATTGTATGAAAATTCAAACCTTTGAGAGGATTATTATGTGTAAAGGAAAAAATATTTGTAGTGAGTTGGGCGATGACCCGAAATCATGGGATGAAAAAAGTACATTACTCCCGCCGTTTTGGATTAGGAAAGAAATAGAAACTTTTATATCAGCAGTAGAATCCGCATTTCGAGGTGATTTATCACATTCAAAAGAAATTTTAAAAACTATTAAGTCCGATGACTTACGGGATTGGTTTGTCGACCATGGTCAAAACACGGGGAAATTCAGGAATGCTTATTTTCAAAATAAGAAAGAAAATATAATTCCCAAAGAAGAGTTAGAAGAAAAAGAGAAACGCATTTCATCAAAGTACGAGAAAGAAGTGCTAGAGCGTGATTACTATACCTGCCAATACTGTGGCGGGAAATTAATTCCAAACGAGGTGTTAAAAGCCTTTAGTAAGTTAATTGGAGTGGAGGATTTTTCATATACAGGTAATACTAATGCAGATAGGCATGGCATTCATTTCTATGTTAAACCCACTATAGATCATGTGATTCCTTGGAATATGGGAGGATTAGGTAATCCCAAGAATTTTGTGGCATCATGCTGGGGATGTAATTTTGGGAAAGCAGGTTGGAGTTTAAAACAGTTAGGACTTGATGACCCAATGAAGAATCATTTCAAAAATGATGACTGGAAAGGGTTAAAAGAGCTGTTGTACTTACCAGAGGAGGAGCTGATTAACACAGAAATTAAATTTTGCTCTAAACCAAAAGAAAATCACGAGAGTAAAAATAGCCAAGTGAAAAAGTCTTCATCTAATCAATTGAAGACAAAAAATATTTCATTTAATGAAAGTATAGTTGAATGGATATTTGAGGATGAATCTAGAGAAGAAATCTGTACTCGCAAATTTAATAAAGGTAAAGGCGGAGAAACAGTATCTAAACAATTAGGAATAGGCATTTACTATAATTCCAAAAGGTGGTCGGATAACAAAGACTTAGAAAAGTATTTACGCAAACTTTTTACTAATACACAAAATCCATTTGAAGCTTTCAGCGCATTTGCTAAACAAGAAGTAAATAATCCTAATAGCAAAGTGGTATACGATTTCACTTTTAA
This window contains:
- a CDS encoding IS630 family transposase, with the protein product MKLNIKLTDKEKAALHQAKLQKDIPDERVTMILLAGEGMKADQIAPIVGTNAQTVRRHLKSYILDSIEGLSRAFSAGRPSKRNEQLIPFLTKILKEDPSEYGYQKSTWDSPMIIELFHKDKNETVSHDTVSRAMKDMGYSYKKPQKSPSIKAPSKKEKTKVIGDAISFIKKKMENEELEVFCLDESHFTNEPYLIRGYFKKGRENKNSDSCETRNKKPIWCIESEKWRFLLEEL
- a CDS encoding HNH endonuclease, with amino-acid sequence MKIQTFERIIMCKGKNICSELGDDPKSWDEKSTLLPPFWIRKEIETFISAVESAFRGDLSHSKEILKTIKSDDLRDWFVDHGQNTGKFRNAYFQNKKENIIPKEELEEKEKRISSKYEKEVLERDYYTCQYCGGKLIPNEVLKAFSKLIGVEDFSYTGNTNADRHGIHFYVKPTIDHVIPWNMGGLGNPKNFVASCWGCNFGKAGWSLKQLGLDDPMKNHFKNDDWKGLKELLYLPEEELINTEIKFCSKPKENHESKNSQVKKSSSNQLKTKNISFNESIVEWIFEDESREEICTRKFNKGKGGETVSKQLGIGIYYNSKRWSDNKDLEKYLRKLFTNTQNPFEAFSAFAKQEVNNPNSKVVYDFTFKG
- a CDS encoding IS630 family transposase, whose translation is MGILKKGEKIKIPTPAKRETKSLFGALNLKNGDFFWKSSDRGNSKTFIQFLHQLRAHSKKPMIVIVDNATIHKSKKVKAFLGKYPDVILIFLPPYSPEYNPVEIIWRILKCHVVGARQICGGIKEVLSRIRKKTRQWSFGFENLNVGAGIWK